A genomic region of Corticium candelabrum chromosome 6, ooCorCand1.1, whole genome shotgun sequence contains the following coding sequences:
- the LOC134181341 gene encoding autophagy-related protein 101-like, whose product MNAKVYDFEFSTELRQVEDVILSVFHTVLFYRTSGKVQFRQEGSYSVGTVGYEDVDCETVDFTYVRCMCPQLEEKMRRDVRDFVEAFGREVRSGRVSLQFYEKRKSRWPFGEDAAIWEMWRIKVDVVRAANEKERQENSERLSEKLAETVASVAAAVSRADYTPRVPNERDVGNVFETRYREVEPYLHRLVQQVGGEEASTMSGVTGVFKKIFREALTY is encoded by the exons ATGAACGCAAAGGTTTACGACTTCGAGTTCAGCACTGAACTGCGGCAAGTTGAAGACGTTATTCTAAGTGTATTCCATACTGTCCTTTTTTACAGAACGTCAGGCAAAGTCCAATTTCGCCAAGAAG GTTCCTATTCGGTCGGAACGGTGGGAtatgaagatgttgattgtgaaACAGTGGACTTTACATATGTACGTTGTATGTGCCCACAACTTGAAGAGAAAATGCGAAGAGATGTGAGAGATTTCGTTGAGGCGTTTGGTAGAGAAGTGAGAAGCGGGAGAGTATCCCTACAGTTCTATGAAAAACGTAAGTCTCGATGGCCGTTTGGAGAAGACGCCGCCATTTGGGAAATGTGGAGAATAAAGGTAGATGTTGTGCGTGCTGCCAATGAAAAggaaagacaagaaaacagtGAGAGACTATCAGAGAAACTGGCGGAGACAGTAGCGAGCGTGGCCGCAGCTGTCAGTCGAGCTGACTACACTCCACGAGTTCCAAACGAACGTGATGTGGGAAACGTGTTTGAAACAAGGTACAGAGAAGTCGAGCCTTACCTTCACAGACTTGTACAGCAGGTCGGTGGTGAGGAGGCCTCGACTATGTCAGGAGTGACCGGAGTCTTCAAGAAGATATTTAGAGAAGCGCTGACTTACTAA
- the LOC134181342 gene encoding uncharacterized protein LOC134181342: MSQTQVSDGVKKEIVREGSGRQVKSGNEITVHCTGSLAGPPTKKFWSTKDPGQKPFTFQVGLGKVITGWDEGCLTMCQGEVARLTIAGYKGYGAQGFPAWGITPNADLIFEIEILSIR; this comes from the exons ATGAGTCAGACACAAGTGAGTGACGGTGTGAAGAAGGAGATAGTTAGAGAGGGGTCTGGTCGGCAAGTGAAGTCTGGAAACGAGATAACAGTTCACTGTACTGGTAGCTTGGCTGGACCACCAACCAAGAAATTCTGGAG TACGAAAGATCCTGGTCAAAAACCTTTCACATTCCAAGTTGGACTTGGAAAAGTCATTACGG GATGGGATGAAGGATGTCTAACAATGTGCCAAGGAGAAGTTGCTCGCCTCACAATTGCTGGTTACAAAGGATATGGTGCACAAGGCTTTCCAGCTTGGGGA ATCACTCCAAATGCTGATCTGATCTTTGAGATCGAGATTCTTAGCATTCGATAA